From Oncorhynchus mykiss isolate Arlee chromosome 25, USDA_OmykA_1.1, whole genome shotgun sequence, a single genomic window includes:
- the LOC110505720 gene encoding interleukin-17F gives MVSTLSFQSLTVLCMKGVLVMMMGAEAAPRAHPEKTESHTRTTLQTHKKPAESESSGPDTVILPLHLDPNYLVPFHSIRPIYNHSISPWTYNTTYDDRRFPAIISEVRCSLKGCLNIKGKEDRNLKSKPIFYQILVLRKVMGSGKKCHYRLESKVISVGCTCVRPTIEQY, from the exons ATGGTATCTACTTTAAGCTTCCAGTCTTTGACG GTGCTGTGTATGAAGGGGGttttggtgatgatgatgggggcAGAGGCGGCCCCCCGTGCCCATCCAGAGAAGACAGAGAGCCACACACggaccacactgcagacacacaagAAGCCTGCAGAGTCAGAGTCTTCAGGTCCCGACACAGTAATTCTCCCCCTGCACCTAGACCCAAATTACTTGGTTCCTTTCCATTCCATCAGACCTATTTACAACCATTCAATCTCCCCATGGACTTACAA CACTACCTATGATGATAGACGCTTTCCCGCCATCATCTCGGAGGTCAGGTGCTCTCTGAAGGGATGTCTGAACATCAAGGGTAAGGAGGACAGGAACCTGAAGTCCAAACCCATCTTCTACCAGATCCTGGTCCTGAGGAAGGTGATGGGAAGTGGGAAGAAATGCCACTACCGGCTGGAGTCAAAGGTCATCTCGGTGGGCTGCACTTGTGTCAGGCCTACCATCGAACAGTATTGA